The nucleotide sequence CAACACCTTGCTGGTTAGCCTCACGCAATAACTTGGCATATTCTGAGTCAATATGCTCAGCAGGTTGCACATCATTGATACCAGAATGCAGTACGGCAAATAAAAGTACCGCTCTGTGACCTTGCGCTGCCATTGCCATAAGTTCTCGTAAATGCTTTTGCCCTCGCAATGTTACAGCATCTGGAAAATATCCTTGTTGACCTTCTAACAGTGTAACACTTTTTACTTCAATGAAAGTTTCACGGCCATGCTGATCTAAAAGGTGAAAATCTATTTTACTATTTTCATCACCGTATTTTACTTCTCGTCTTAGTGCGGTATGTTGAATAAACTCGCTAATGTTGCCTTGGTTTATTGCTTCTTCTGTTAGTTGATTGGCGCGAATGGTATTCACGCATATCCAATGTTGGGCTTGCGTTAATGTTAATTCCCAACTGTTAGGATATTTACGCTTTAGATTGTCAGAGGTACTAAACCAAACCGTGTCACCAGGTGTTGCACAGCCGGTCATAGCACCTGTATTTGCACAGTGCATGGTAATGTCAGTGACGGTATTATCTTCATTTTTAATGTTTACGTCGGCAAGGAAGCGCTTATAACGCTTAATGAGTGTGCTGGGGGCTAATATAAAGTCCATATAAACAGTGATTGATAAATTAAGTGTATAGGTTAATTATTTGCCGCCATAGTGTAAACTGTTAGCTTAAATTAATTGCAAAGGCGATAACATGACAACAGCTAATTCTGCTTCAGTATCAATCACATTGACAACAAGTAACCATGCACAAGGTTGGCAGCAAGGGAAAACTCTCCAAATTACGGCTGACAGCATTGCTATTTACTTACCGCAAGAGTCGGCTTACCGACTACGAAAAATTCAAATGGCAGCGCGTAAGATAGAGAAGTTAGACATTGAGCATGCGTTGCTTAAAGGTAATGACTGGGATGAAGCCAGTCAGTGGGCATTTGCGCTTGGCTTTAGTTGTGTTAATAAACTTGAAGCTATCAGCTTTTGTGGCGAACCCGCTATGATAGAACGCTTGCAAAATAAGCTTGCTGTTTATGCTTGGAGCCGTGATTTAACTAACCAAACGCCTGCTGAGCTATATCCACTAAAACTGGCTCAATTAACATCTGACTATATTACTAACCTTGCTCCTGAACATGTGACTACTCGCCTTATTCAAGGTGAAGAATTACAAGAGCAACAATGGATGGGCATATACAACGTAGGTAAAGGCAGTATTAACACACCTTGTTTGCTTGAAGTTGATTTTAACCCAACTAAAGACGACAGCACACAAGTTGCTGCTTGTTTAGTCGGTAAAGGTATTACTTTCGACAGTGGCGGTTATAGTATTAAAAGTAGTGCTGGCATGTTCGACATGAAATGTGACATGGGCGGCGCTGCGGTAGTTGCGGGTGCATTAGCATTAGCGATTAAACAAGGTTTAGACCAACGTGTTAAGTTGTACTTATGTTGTGCTGAAAACATGATCAGCAATGATGCTTATAAACTTGGTGACATTATTACTTATAAAAATGGTGTTACTTGTGAAGTGGCAAACACTGATGCAGAAGGTCGTTTAGTGCTTGCTGATGGTTTGATGGCAGCAAGTGAAACTGGCGCGCCGATGATTATCGATGCAGCAACTTTAACCGGTGCTGCTGTAATGGCAACGGGTGGCGATTATTCTGCGTTATTTGCGTTAGACAACGAAGCCGCAGCGAAAGCTCAAGCATCAGCAACATCAACTGGTGAGGCGATTTGGCAATTTCCATTAGAAGCTTGGCATCAAGATAAATGTCCTTCAGTATTTGCTGATACCGCAAATAGCCGAACACAAAAAGGCGGCGGAGCTGGCGGCGCAAGTAATGCTGCTGGTTTCTTGTCTCGTTTTGTTGCTAACGAAGGGGCAGGTTGGTTACATTTTGATTTAGCCGCAGCGTATAATGCTGACGATTCAAGTTTATGGGCCGCTGGCGCAACAGGTCTTGGTATTGCGACGATTGCAGACTTAATTGCCAAGCATTAATCGAGTACTGTTTTAGCCTTGTCGATTGTCTAGATTTTTTTCATCGTTTGGATTATGTTGCTGAGTTAATAGGCTAGTTGTTTGTAGGCCTTAAGTAAAAATACAAAGCTGAGATATCTCAGCTTTTTTTATGCCTGCAATGTAGTGACATGATGATTTATCGAGATAGGTCTGCTCATTTACTTATTGGCGGTTCGGTTGTTTTATTTTTTTTGCTTTAAGTAATTTTCTAACCAAGACTTAGCATTCTCAATGTCACTAAAAACATAAAATGTAATACCACAAGCTTGATAGATTCTGCGCAGTTGTAATTGTTGAATATCGGCGGTGCTGCTATTAATTAATACCGTGGCGCTGGCGATCAGGCCTTGCTCTACACGATATTTATTTACTTTTATTAATGACTCTTCAACGTCAGGTGTAAACACACTATTACCATAAAAAGAAATTAATAAGCCCCAAGGTTGGCCAGAGAACTCTTCGCAAGCACGATACATGTCATCAATGTACTTTTCTGTCACTTCTTCAGTAAATGGGACAAATGCCTCGACCTGTAAAATATTCGATTTCGATTCTATCGAATATCCTTCCTTTAATATGGTTTCCATTATGCAGCTCCATTTCAAAACGGATGATAAGTCATAACAGTATTTCTTGTTTTTGCCAAGTAAGCATATTTTTTAAAATTCGCCAGCTTTAATTTCTATTATTTATTTTTCATGGTTCTTTCTTCTTGATCAAGCACCAGAGTTTATTAGCAAATATGCCATGTTTTGATGGCTTCGTAGTGTACGCCGGAGGGTGTCGAGTAAGAGTGATATAAACTAAAGCTAGTGATATTTACCGTTTGAGCTATTACGTTTTTTTGTAGTGCTGCTAAGTTTACAAGTTTTGATGGCTTCGTAGTGTACGCCGGAGGGTGTCGAGTAAGAGTGATATAAACTAAAGCTAGTGATATTTACCGTTTGAGCTATTACGTTTTTTTGTAGTGCTGCTAAGTTTACAAGTTCTGGTAATTTAGCTTTACGGTAAAGGCTTAGGTGCGGCTGATAAATTCTATCTTGCAAGGGAATATTACAGCGACAACATAACTGGCTAATGGTGTCATTTAAGTCGAGTAGCCAGTCAGGGCAATTTGTTGGCGTCAGGTGTAGTACTTTCGCTGTTTTGAAGTAAGCTATTTTTGATAATACTATCGGTACAGCATTTGGCGCAGTATTAGGTAAGTCGAGTAAGGCATCTTTTTGTTGCGCCAATGCTTTGAATCGCTGCTGAATAGTCGTGTGCTGTTGGTTAATAGATTGTTCGATATTGGCTTGCTGTTGTGGGTCGATAAAGGCTAAAAAAGCTAAAGTAATATGAAAGTTTTCTGCGGCAACGGCTTTAAATTGTAGATCTAAGTGCTGTTCGCGCCATTGCGCAATATTTACTTTATCGGCGCTTGATATATCTAAGGCGATAAACATTCTTTTTTTAAGCATGGTTCCAGCCTTTAGCGATGAAAAATGAGCGCGTGGCATATTTTCTGAGTTTCATTGGCTTTGCTCATCATTTATATGAAGTGGTTATGATAACATTAAGCCCATAAAACTCCTTAACTTCAAACTCATGTTAACTGATGCTTGTAACACTATGACCCAGCCAACCAAAAACCTGCCCATCGAAGATATTAAAGCTGATGTTATTCTCGCACTAAAACAGCACCAAACGTTATTGTTAACCGCGCCTCCTGGGGCTGGTAAATCAACCTGCTTACCGCTTTGGTTACTGGATTTACCTTGCCTGTCAGGTCAGAAAATATATTTATTGCAGCCTCGACGTTTAGCTGCAAAAAATATTGCCAGTTATCTGTCAAAGCAATTGGGCGAACCGGTCGGTGCAACGGTTGGTTATCGATTACGTAATGAAAGTAAAGTATCAAAAAATACTCGATTAGAAGTGATCACCGAAGGAATTTTTACGCAAATAATTCAACACGATGCTGAATTGTCTGACTGTGGTTTAGTGGTATTTGACGAGTTTCATGAACGTTCGCTTAATGCGGATTTAGCTTTTGCCTTAACACGTGATATTCAACAAGGTTTAAGAGAAGATTTAAAAATCCTTTTGATGTCGGCGACCTTAGCTACTGAGGCGATAAATCAGCAGTTACCTGACGCTATAGCACTAGAAAGTAAAGGGCGCAGTTATCCGGTCGATATTAGTTATCAAGCCGCAAGTAATAGCCACTTTTGGCGCGAACATGCGCTGTCAGTATTAAAGCCCCTCGTGAACGCTCACCAGGGCTCAATATTAGTGTTTTTACCCGGCACAGGGGATATCCGTTATTTAGCTGAGCAGTTACAACCACTTATGCCATCATGCATGGCGTTGTGTCCCTTATATGGTGAGTTATCCTTGCAACAGCAGCAGCAAGCGATTGCGCCAACACCACAAGGGCAATATAAGTTGGTATTGGCAACCAATATTGCAGAAACCAGCTTGACGATAGAGGGCGTTGATTTAGTTATTGATTCTGGTTTAGAAAATGTCGCTATATATGATGTACAAACACTGAATAACAAACTTACTCAGCGTGGTATAGCTAAAGCATCGGCCATTCAACGTGCTGGGCGAGCAGGGCGTTTACAAGCCGGACATTGTATTCGTTTATATAGTAAAGATGATTTCGAACGCAGAAACGAGCAAAGCGGCAGTGAAATTCAACAAGCTGATTTACTGCCTATGCTGATGGAAGTAGCAAGGTGGGGAGCAAGTGGCTGCACACAATTGCCGATGATTGAAATGCCTAATGCTAAAAGAGAAGCCTTAGCTTGGCAGGAACTAATCGACTTAACGTTAGTTTCGCAGCAGCACCAGTTAACAGCGCAAGGCAAAATCGCTGCAGCTTTTCCTTGTCATCCTAGATTCGCTAAAATGTTGCTATCAGCAGCACAGTTTGAAGAAAGTGAACACGGTGAGCATTTGTTAACGCTGGCTTGTATTTATGCCGCATTATTAGAAGAACGCGATATTTTTGGTGCTGAACAACGCCAAGGTAACTGCGATATAACCCAGCGCGTTGCGCAGCTTTTACAGCAAGCTAAAAAGCCACAGCACCAACGAATTATTCAACAAGCTCAGCGCTTATTTCGTATGGCGACGCAGCAAGCTCAGCAGCCTAGCCATACAGAAAAACGTTTCTGTAATAATGCTGCGCAGCTGCCATTACAGTGTAGCGGCTTATTACTTCTGCTTGCTTA is from Colwellia sp. Arc7-635 and encodes:
- a CDS encoding 2'-5' RNA ligase family protein; its protein translation is MLKKRMFIALDISSADKVNIAQWREQHLDLQFKAVAAENFHITLAFLAFIDPQQQANIEQSINQQHTTIQQRFKALAQQKDALLDLPNTAPNAVPIVLSKIAYFKTAKVLHLTPTNCPDWLLDLNDTISQLCCRCNIPLQDRIYQPHLSLYRKAKLPELVNLAALQKNVIAQTVNITSFSLYHSYSTPSGVHYEAIKTCKLSSTTKKRNSSNGKYH
- the pepB gene encoding aminopeptidase PepB; translation: MTTANSASVSITLTTSNHAQGWQQGKTLQITADSIAIYLPQESAYRLRKIQMAARKIEKLDIEHALLKGNDWDEASQWAFALGFSCVNKLEAISFCGEPAMIERLQNKLAVYAWSRDLTNQTPAELYPLKLAQLTSDYITNLAPEHVTTRLIQGEELQEQQWMGIYNVGKGSINTPCLLEVDFNPTKDDSTQVAACLVGKGITFDSGGYSIKSSAGMFDMKCDMGGAAVVAGALALAIKQGLDQRVKLYLCCAENMISNDAYKLGDIITYKNGVTCEVANTDAEGRLVLADGLMAASETGAPMIIDAATLTGAAVMATGGDYSALFALDNEAAAKAQASATSTGEAIWQFPLEAWHQDKCPSVFADTANSRTQKGGGAGGASNAAGFLSRFVANEGAGWLHFDLAAAYNADDSSLWAAGATGLGIATIADLIAKH
- the sfsA gene encoding DNA/RNA nuclease SfsA, yielding MDFILAPSTLIKRYKRFLADVNIKNEDNTVTDITMHCANTGAMTGCATPGDTVWFSTSDNLKRKYPNSWELTLTQAQHWICVNTIRANQLTEEAINQGNISEFIQHTALRREVKYGDENSKIDFHLLDQHGRETFIEVKSVTLLEGQQGYFPDAVTLRGQKHLRELMAMAAQGHRAVLLFAVLHSGINDVQPAEHIDSEYAKLLREANQQGVEIIAYKAKFEKSEHNFIVTLHNKVPVIL
- the hrpB gene encoding ATP-dependent helicase HrpB, which codes for MTQPTKNLPIEDIKADVILALKQHQTLLLTAPPGAGKSTCLPLWLLDLPCLSGQKIYLLQPRRLAAKNIASYLSKQLGEPVGATVGYRLRNESKVSKNTRLEVITEGIFTQIIQHDAELSDCGLVVFDEFHERSLNADLAFALTRDIQQGLREDLKILLMSATLATEAINQQLPDAIALESKGRSYPVDISYQAASNSHFWREHALSVLKPLVNAHQGSILVFLPGTGDIRYLAEQLQPLMPSCMALCPLYGELSLQQQQQAIAPTPQGQYKLVLATNIAETSLTIEGVDLVIDSGLENVAIYDVQTLNNKLTQRGIAKASAIQRAGRAGRLQAGHCIRLYSKDDFERRNEQSGSEIQQADLLPMLMEVARWGASGCTQLPMIEMPNAKREALAWQELIDLTLVSQQHQLTAQGKIAAAFPCHPRFAKMLLSAAQFEESEHGEHLLTLACIYAALLEERDIFGAEQRQGNCDITQRVAQLLQQAKKPQHQRIIQQAQRLFRMATQQAQQPSHTEKRFCNNAAQLPLQCSGLLLLLAYPERLAKQRDHQGNYLTAYGKGVVMNDNDALADKEYIVAVQFFQRQQSLAIALAAEISLSQALAWQVVELATNTHLLFDNKQNRIRSADQQVIGSLVISEENTTKTLAPELLISCWCQQIRKRGLSWLKFDEKMQSLLLRWRWLNQAQTHVGFPDVSEAHLLNSLEQWLGPYLTDITSKAQLDKLNFSELLLAQLSYQQQQLFNQLAPSYFTGPTGRKGKIRYSVEQAPIVSLPMQELYGVSVTPSVGDGQHNKQVALIIELLSPAQRPIQITQDLVAFWQGSYREVQKDMKSKYPKHFWPDDPGNAQATRKTKRNITT